A single region of the Streptomyces sp. ITFR-16 genome encodes:
- a CDS encoding TetR/AcrR family transcriptional regulator, whose product MTSDRAYHHGDLRRAVLTAALDVIATEGPAALSLRDLARRAGVSHAAPAHHFKDRTGLLTAIATEGYTLFAAALAGAPDLRERGVAYVRFAATHPAHFQVMFQPGLYRVDDPALLAAKEHASAELRAGVTGLPATGRGEDPRLAGVAAWSLAHGFATLLLSGNLPDALEGREPEEAFRSLTGLLFRPDGS is encoded by the coding sequence ATGACCAGTGACCGCGCCTACCACCACGGCGACCTGCGGCGGGCCGTCCTCACCGCCGCCCTCGACGTCATCGCCACCGAGGGCCCCGCCGCGCTGAGCCTGCGCGACCTGGCCCGCCGGGCCGGCGTCTCCCACGCCGCCCCCGCCCACCACTTCAAGGACCGCACGGGCCTGCTCACCGCCATCGCCACCGAGGGCTACACCCTCTTCGCCGCCGCCCTGGCCGGCGCCCCGGACCTCCGGGAGCGGGGCGTGGCCTACGTACGGTTCGCGGCGACGCACCCCGCGCACTTCCAGGTGATGTTCCAGCCCGGCCTCTACCGCGTCGACGACCCCGCCCTGCTCGCCGCGAAGGAGCACGCCTCGGCGGAACTGCGCGCGGGCGTAACCGGCCTCCCCGCCACCGGCCGGGGCGAGGACCCCCGCCTCGCGGGCGTGGCCGCCTGGTCCCTGGCCCACGGCTTCGCCACGCTGCTGCTGAGCGGCAACCTCCCCGACGCGCTGGAGGGACGGGAGCCGGAGGAGGCGTTCCGGTCGCTCACCGGCCTGCTGTTCAGGCCGGACGGCTCCTGA
- a CDS encoding SCO6745 family protein encodes MSEEEELGRVRQLWHLLEPLHAVLYYAPEAFDEAAALGYGVDERWPSYFAWRAAPLGAAGAERVTETFCSFSPEVVAAYVPAAWSVASPDAVLDARRRAVDRTYRTLLGEAVGAPETAEAAALVRRAAEAADTTGRPLAAANAALPWPDAPHLVLWHAATVLREHRGDGHLAALAHAGLDPVESLVSFAAIGAARPEVFASRRWSDEEWRAARRRLVERGLLADDHTATEAGRALRAEVERRTDEAAAGPWRALGDGERELLVELLGPLWVAALGSGLLPSETTLGIGKV; translated from the coding sequence ATGTCCGAGGAAGAGGAACTGGGTCGCGTGCGGCAGCTGTGGCATCTGCTGGAGCCCCTGCACGCCGTTCTCTACTACGCGCCGGAGGCGTTCGACGAGGCCGCCGCGCTCGGGTACGGCGTGGACGAGCGCTGGCCGAGCTACTTCGCCTGGCGGGCGGCGCCGCTCGGTGCGGCCGGGGCCGAGCGGGTCACCGAGACCTTCTGCAGCTTCAGCCCGGAGGTGGTCGCCGCGTACGTCCCCGCCGCCTGGTCCGTCGCCTCGCCGGACGCGGTGCTCGACGCCCGCCGCCGGGCCGTGGACCGTACGTACCGGACCCTGCTGGGGGAGGCGGTGGGCGCCCCGGAGACGGCTGAGGCCGCCGCGCTCGTGCGCCGCGCCGCCGAGGCCGCCGACACGACCGGCCGGCCGCTCGCCGCGGCCAATGCCGCGCTGCCCTGGCCGGACGCACCCCACCTCGTGCTCTGGCACGCCGCGACCGTCCTGCGCGAGCACCGCGGCGACGGCCATCTGGCCGCCCTCGCCCACGCGGGGCTCGACCCGGTCGAGTCGCTGGTCTCCTTCGCCGCGATCGGCGCGGCCCGCCCCGAGGTGTTCGCGAGCCGGCGGTGGAGCGACGAGGAGTGGCGGGCGGCCCGCCGGCGGCTGGTGGAGCGGGGGCTGCTGGCGGACGACCACACCGCGACGGAGGCGGGCCGGGCGCTGCGGGCCGAGGTCGAGCGGCGCACCGACGAGGCGGCGGCGGGCCCCTGGCGGGCGCTCGGCGACGGGGAGCGCGAGCTGCTCGTCGAGCTGCTCGGGCCGCTGTGGGTGGCGGCGCTCGGCTCCGGACTGCTGCCCTCGGAGACGACGCTGGGCATCGGCAAGGTGTGA
- a CDS encoding HNH endonuclease family protein has protein sequence MVPALAVTAALALAGCDPDEMASGGDPSGAGSRGGAQSATGFGASPLDNADGTKPGLAPLTSDADRAAARKVIEKVATKGRGPKTGYERDKFGYAWKDSVDGVPLSRNGCDTRNDLLARDGKDVELRAGSDCVVVSMTLKDPYTGSTIEWRKQQATKVQIDHVMPLSYDWQMGAARWNEAKRQQIANDPLNLIPVDGPANNAKRDSGPASWLPPYKPVRCAYALRFAQVSLKYELPVTAPDKKVMLELCGG, from the coding sequence ATGGTTCCCGCTCTGGCCGTGACGGCCGCCCTGGCGCTGGCCGGCTGCGACCCCGACGAGATGGCGTCCGGCGGCGACCCCTCGGGCGCCGGCTCCCGGGGCGGCGCCCAGTCCGCCACCGGCTTCGGCGCCAGCCCGCTGGACAACGCCGACGGTACGAAGCCGGGCCTCGCCCCCCTGACCTCCGACGCGGACCGGGCGGCCGCCCGCAAGGTCATCGAGAAGGTGGCCACCAAGGGCCGCGGCCCCAAGACCGGCTACGAGCGCGACAAGTTCGGCTACGCGTGGAAGGACTCCGTCGACGGCGTCCCGCTCTCCCGCAACGGCTGCGACACCCGCAACGACCTGCTGGCCCGGGACGGCAAGGACGTCGAGCTGCGCGCGGGCTCGGACTGCGTGGTCGTCTCCATGACGCTCAAGGACCCCTACACGGGCTCGACCATCGAGTGGCGCAAGCAGCAGGCCACCAAGGTCCAGATCGACCACGTCATGCCGCTCTCCTACGACTGGCAGATGGGCGCCGCCCGCTGGAACGAGGCCAAGCGGCAGCAGATTGCCAACGATCCGCTCAACCTCATCCCGGTGGACGGCCCGGCCAACAACGCCAAGCGCGACTCGGGCCCCGCCTCCTGGCTCCCCCCGTACAAGCCCGTCAGGTGCGCGTACGCGCTGCGGTTCGCACAGGTCTCGCTGAAGTACGAACTCCCGGTCACCGCACCGGACAAGAAGGTCATGCTGGAGCTGTGCGGGGGCTGA
- a CDS encoding SDR family oxidoreductase, giving the protein MPGHGLEGKVALVTGGSRGIGRGIAERLGRDGAVVAVAYARDTAAAEKVVGVIRESGGTAFAVRAELGAHGDAEALWAVFDAGITAYAPAGGVDIIVNNAGIGRSSALAGLTEEDFDEVFAVNVRAPFFIVRHGLGRLRDGGRIINISSGAARIAMPEIIAYGATKGALDTFTLNLAKELGPRGITANSVAPGIVDTDVNAGWLRGNAEAEEHAASLAALGRVGQPEDIADIVAFLASDDARWVTGRVVDATGGAGL; this is encoded by the coding sequence GTGCCCGGACACGGACTTGAGGGCAAGGTCGCACTGGTCACCGGAGGCAGCCGCGGCATCGGCCGGGGCATCGCGGAGCGGCTCGGGCGGGACGGGGCCGTCGTGGCGGTCGCCTACGCCCGGGACACGGCCGCCGCCGAGAAGGTCGTCGGAGTGATCCGCGAAAGCGGCGGCACCGCGTTCGCGGTCCGCGCCGAACTCGGCGCGCACGGCGACGCGGAGGCCCTGTGGGCCGTGTTCGACGCGGGGATCACCGCGTACGCGCCCGCCGGCGGGGTGGACATCATCGTGAACAACGCCGGCATCGGGCGCTCGTCCGCCCTGGCCGGTCTCACCGAGGAGGACTTCGACGAGGTCTTCGCGGTCAACGTCCGCGCGCCGTTCTTCATCGTCCGGCACGGGCTGGGGCGGCTGCGCGACGGCGGGCGCATCATCAACATCTCCAGCGGCGCGGCCAGGATCGCGATGCCCGAGATCATCGCCTACGGCGCGACCAAGGGCGCGCTGGACACCTTCACGCTGAACCTCGCCAAGGAGCTGGGCCCGCGCGGCATCACGGCCAACTCGGTGGCCCCGGGGATCGTCGACACGGATGTCAACGCGGGCTGGCTGCGCGGCAATGCCGAGGCCGAGGAGCACGCCGCCTCGCTGGCCGCGCTGGGCCGGGTCGGGCAGCCGGAGGACATCGCGGACATCGTGGCGTTCCTCGCCTCGGACGACGCCCGCTGGGTCACCGGCCGGGTGGTCGACGCGACCGGGGGCGCGGGCCTCTGA
- a CDS encoding TetR/AcrR family transcriptional regulator, translating to MGGMGQTGATRGRPRSFDRDAALVAATRLFWERGYAATSVGELTEAMGIRPASLYAAFGDKRTLFEEAVAAYGRTPVGAFMGRALEEEPTAYGAFARILREAARIYADPSHPAGCMTITAATNIAPQDAEVGTFLRELRNANLVAWEARLRTARRTGELPPDADPEALAGYFATVIQGMSQRSCDGAGAAELAAIAELALAAWPGRREE from the coding sequence ATGGGTGGCATGGGTCAGACAGGTGCGACGCGCGGGCGGCCGCGTTCCTTCGACCGGGACGCGGCCCTGGTGGCCGCCACCCGGCTCTTCTGGGAGCGCGGATACGCGGCGACCTCCGTCGGCGAGCTGACCGAGGCGATGGGCATCAGGCCCGCGAGCCTTTACGCCGCGTTCGGCGACAAGCGCACCCTCTTCGAGGAGGCGGTCGCCGCCTACGGGCGGACCCCCGTCGGCGCCTTCATGGGCCGGGCCCTGGAGGAGGAGCCCACGGCGTACGGCGCGTTCGCGCGGATCCTGCGCGAGGCGGCCCGGATCTACGCCGACCCCTCCCACCCCGCCGGCTGCATGACGATCACGGCCGCGACCAACATCGCCCCGCAGGACGCCGAGGTGGGCACCTTCCTCCGGGAGCTGCGCAACGCCAACCTGGTGGCCTGGGAGGCGCGGCTGCGCACCGCGCGGCGCACCGGCGAACTCCCGCCGGACGCCGACCCCGAGGCCCTGGCCGGCTACTTCGCCACGGTGATCCAGGGGATGTCCCAGCGCTCCTGCGACGGGGCCGGCGCCGCCGAGCTGGCCGCGATCGCCGAACTGGCCCTGGCCGCCTGGCCGGGCCGCCGCGAGGAGTGA
- a CDS encoding protein kinase domain-containing protein, giving the protein MSGRLIGGRYELATILGQGGMGQVWTAYDQRLDRRVAVKLLRPDRVAGPVGGDAADELRRRFVRECRVTAQVDHPGLVTVHDAGSDGDDLYLVMGYVEGADLGDHLAEHSPYPWQWSVAVAAQLCAVLSAVHAVPIVHRDLKPRNVMVRPDGTVLVLDLGVASVLDTDTTRLTHTGTPIGSPAYMAPEQAMGGAVGPYTDLYALGVLLHELLSGDVPFAGSTALGVLHRHLYEAPRPVRQIRPEIPEPLEALVLRLLAKDPQHRPAGAQEVYEHLAPLLPARSPHLPARPLDPTRPFLRPHAPWPDRATTPPAGLPAPVPARPDVAAAVDEVKKLLGEGRITQAVDLLGGILPAAAEQHGEGSPVVRILRKQYAATLMDDGQYRRALPELRRLADDRAAEAGSADPQTLGFRCDTAQCLEQLGEPAAALAEYRAVLPYYENQYATNNDPARSYEIRHRIGHLLLALGDHTGARAQLQALLYDTERMYGPHHPLPAELRRQLARQLEVRGG; this is encoded by the coding sequence GTGAGCGGTCGCCTCATCGGCGGGCGGTACGAGCTGGCGACGATCCTCGGCCAGGGCGGCATGGGCCAGGTCTGGACCGCCTACGACCAGCGCCTGGACCGCCGCGTCGCGGTCAAGCTGCTGCGCCCCGACCGGGTCGCCGGGCCCGTCGGCGGCGACGCGGCCGACGAGCTGCGCCGCCGCTTCGTCCGCGAGTGCCGGGTCACCGCCCAGGTCGACCACCCGGGCCTGGTCACCGTCCACGACGCGGGCAGCGACGGCGACGACCTCTACCTCGTCATGGGGTACGTCGAGGGCGCCGACCTCGGCGACCACCTCGCCGAGCACAGCCCGTACCCCTGGCAGTGGTCCGTCGCGGTGGCCGCCCAGCTCTGCGCGGTGCTGTCCGCGGTGCACGCGGTGCCGATCGTCCACCGCGACCTCAAGCCCCGCAACGTGATGGTCCGTCCCGACGGCACCGTCCTCGTCCTGGACCTCGGTGTCGCCTCCGTCCTGGACACCGACACCACCCGCCTCACCCACACCGGCACCCCCATCGGCTCCCCGGCCTACATGGCCCCCGAGCAGGCGATGGGCGGCGCCGTCGGCCCGTACACCGACCTGTACGCGCTCGGCGTGCTCCTGCACGAACTCCTCAGCGGCGATGTGCCGTTCGCCGGCTCCACCGCCCTCGGCGTGCTGCACCGCCACCTCTACGAGGCGCCGCGCCCCGTCCGGCAGATCCGGCCCGAGATCCCCGAGCCGCTCGAAGCGCTCGTGCTGCGGCTGCTCGCCAAGGACCCGCAGCACCGCCCGGCCGGCGCCCAGGAGGTCTACGAACACCTCGCCCCGCTGCTCCCCGCCCGCAGCCCGCACCTGCCCGCGCGGCCGCTCGACCCGACCCGCCCCTTCCTGCGGCCGCACGCCCCGTGGCCCGACCGCGCCACGACCCCGCCGGCCGGCCTGCCCGCCCCGGTGCCCGCCCGGCCGGATGTCGCGGCCGCCGTCGACGAGGTCAAGAAGCTGCTCGGCGAGGGCCGCATCACCCAGGCTGTGGACCTGCTCGGCGGCATCCTCCCCGCCGCCGCCGAACAGCACGGCGAGGGCTCCCCGGTGGTCCGCATCCTGCGCAAGCAGTACGCGGCGACGCTGATGGACGACGGGCAGTACCGCCGGGCCCTGCCCGAGCTGCGTCGGCTGGCCGACGACCGGGCGGCGGAGGCCGGCTCCGCCGACCCGCAGACCCTCGGCTTCCGGTGCGACACGGCCCAGTGCCTGGAACAGCTCGGCGAACCCGCCGCCGCGCTCGCGGAGTACCGCGCCGTCCTGCCGTACTACGAGAACCAGTACGCGACCAACAACGACCCCGCGCGCTCCTACGAGATCCGCCACCGCATCGGCCATCTGCTGCTGGCGCTCGGCGACCACACGGGCGCCCGCGCCCAGTTGCAGGCACTGCTCTACGACACCGAGCGGATGTACGGCCCGCACCACCCGCTCCCCGCCGAACTGCGCCGTCAGCTGGCCCGTCAGCTGGAGGTCCGGGGCGGCTGA
- a CDS encoding glycosyltransferase family 2 protein translates to MLISLVVPCFNEEDILERFHERVTEEMTRLGHAFQLVYVDDGSTDRTLPLLQELAAADPRARYVSFSRNFGKEAAMLAGLQHAEGDAVVLMDADLQHPPELVGRMLQEHARGYDQVIARRTRKGDRVTRTLTARAYYWLINRLVDVELVDGVGDFRLLSRRAADAVLELTEYNRFSKGLFAWVGFPTTTFSYENAVREQGRSAWTFGKLLNYGLDGLLSFNNKPLRAALYLGMLLMSLALAYAAWIVGVALVKGVDTPGYVTLLVVVTALAGVQMVMVGVVGEYVGRIYYEVKRRPHFLVKDTNTQARRPAPEPEPLEFVRR, encoded by the coding sequence GTGCTGATCTCGCTGGTGGTGCCCTGCTTCAACGAGGAAGACATTCTCGAGCGCTTCCATGAACGCGTGACGGAGGAGATGACCCGGCTGGGTCATGCCTTCCAGCTCGTGTACGTGGACGACGGGAGTACGGACCGGACCCTGCCGCTCCTCCAGGAGCTGGCGGCCGCCGACCCGCGGGCCCGCTACGTCTCCTTCAGCCGCAACTTCGGCAAGGAGGCCGCCATGCTGGCCGGCCTCCAGCACGCCGAGGGGGACGCCGTCGTCCTGATGGACGCCGACCTCCAGCATCCGCCGGAGCTGGTCGGCCGCATGCTCCAGGAGCACGCGCGCGGCTACGACCAGGTCATCGCCCGCCGCACCCGCAAGGGCGACCGCGTCACCAGGACCCTCACCGCACGCGCCTACTACTGGCTGATCAACCGCCTCGTCGACGTGGAGCTCGTCGACGGCGTCGGGGACTTCCGGCTGCTGTCGCGCCGGGCGGCGGACGCCGTGCTCGAACTCACCGAGTACAACCGCTTCTCCAAGGGCCTGTTCGCCTGGGTCGGCTTCCCCACCACGACGTTCAGCTACGAGAACGCCGTCCGGGAACAGGGCCGCTCCGCCTGGACATTCGGCAAGCTGCTGAACTACGGACTCGACGGCCTGCTGTCCTTCAACAACAAGCCGCTGCGCGCCGCGCTCTACCTCGGCATGCTCCTGATGTCCCTGGCCCTCGCCTACGCCGCGTGGATCGTCGGCGTCGCGCTGGTGAAGGGCGTCGACACCCCCGGATACGTCACCCTGCTCGTGGTGGTCACCGCGCTCGCCGGCGTCCAGATGGTGATGGTCGGAGTGGTCGGGGAGTACGTGGGCCGGATCTACTACGAGGTCAAGCGCCGCCCGCACTTCCTGGTCAAGGACACCAACACCCAGGCCCGCAGGCCGGCACCCGAGCCGGAACCCCTGGAGTTCGTACGCCGATGA
- a CDS encoding GtrA family protein, translating into MTVKAQLVRFALVGAVNTGTYYGCYLVLLRWLPYIAAHVAAFGLSMTGSFFLNSYFTYRTRPTWRKFLLFPLTNAANFVITTGGVYLLVDLAGFSSRYAPLVAAAAAIPITFVVSRTIMLRPDAPPKQAERVG; encoded by the coding sequence ATGACGGTCAAGGCCCAGCTGGTCCGGTTCGCCCTGGTGGGCGCCGTGAACACCGGCACGTACTACGGCTGCTACCTCGTCCTGCTGCGCTGGCTGCCGTACATAGCCGCGCATGTGGCGGCCTTCGGGCTCAGCATGACCGGCTCGTTCTTCCTCAACTCGTACTTCACCTACCGCACCCGCCCCACCTGGCGGAAGTTCCTGCTCTTCCCGCTCACCAACGCGGCCAACTTCGTCATCACCACCGGCGGGGTCTATCTGCTGGTGGACCTGGCCGGCTTCAGCAGCCGGTACGCCCCGCTGGTGGCGGCCGCCGCCGCGATCCCGATCACCTTCGTGGTCTCGCGCACGATCATGCTGCGCCCGGACGCCCCGCCGAAACAGGCCGAGCGCGTCGGCTGA
- a CDS encoding SurA N-terminal domain-containing protein, with the protein MHRRRRSALTVSAALLCAAPLLAACGSQAHPGAAAVVGGDRITVSTVQAQVADVREAQSASQQAAQVTNQSGRLARAKLHGLILDRVLDRAAADAGVTVTRAEIQQMRQSAAAQYKGEKGLRAAVLQERWIAPDQIDAFLREQIQLTKLGQALGADPSTPAGTKVLGDALSKASKALKVDVNPRFGAWNNQQIQLGDYKAPWITQVTKPEQPAAAAGA; encoded by the coding sequence TTGCACCGCCGCCGTCGCTCCGCGCTCACCGTCTCCGCCGCACTGCTCTGCGCGGCGCCGCTCCTCGCCGCCTGCGGCAGCCAGGCCCACCCGGGCGCCGCGGCCGTCGTGGGCGGGGACCGGATCACGGTGTCCACCGTCCAGGCCCAGGTGGCGGACGTGCGCGAGGCGCAGAGCGCCTCCCAGCAGGCCGCCCAGGTCACCAATCAGTCGGGCCGGCTCGCCCGCGCCAAGCTGCACGGGCTGATCCTCGACCGGGTCCTGGACCGGGCGGCGGCAGACGCGGGGGTCACGGTCACACGTGCGGAGATCCAGCAGATGCGGCAGTCGGCCGCCGCCCAGTACAAGGGGGAGAAGGGGCTGCGGGCCGCGGTGCTCCAGGAGCGCTGGATCGCCCCGGACCAGATCGACGCCTTCCTGCGCGAGCAGATCCAGCTCACCAAGCTCGGCCAGGCGCTCGGCGCCGACCCGTCCACCCCGGCCGGCACCAAGGTCCTCGGCGACGCGCTGAGCAAGGCGTCCAAGGCACTGAAGGTCGATGTCAACCCGCGCTTCGGCGCGTGGAACAACCAGCAGATCCAGCTCGGCGACTACAAGGCCCCCTGGATCACCCAGGTCACCAAGCCGGAGCAGCCGGCCGCGGCGGCCGGGGCCTGA
- a CDS encoding nucleoside triphosphate pyrophosphohydrolase: MNAEDPGRIVLLTASHRVAPGLLSWPAWQTLHAADRVYCGERDQPQLPYLREAGVTVTPGVPDAQELVDACAGGRTVVVLTGGEGNQPLTDGLARLAGSGRVRMPDLELLPGSYDLPGARLLDLVQVMDRVRRECPWTSQKTHRGLAKYAIEEAYELVEAIEDGDRDELREELGDVLLQVVFHARIAEEDEQEPFSVDDVAATLVEKLIHRHPHVFGDETAETPEDVQEHWLRTKAIEKQRDSVTDGVPLGQPALALAAKLAGRARTAGLEVALPGGDESDGVGYRLLALAVRAQEDGIDPEAALRAAGRAYRDAIRAAEGNG; the protein is encoded by the coding sequence GTGAACGCTGAAGACCCCGGCCGCATCGTCCTGCTCACCGCCAGCCACCGGGTCGCGCCGGGACTGCTGTCCTGGCCCGCCTGGCAGACGCTGCACGCCGCCGACCGCGTGTACTGCGGGGAGCGGGACCAGCCGCAGCTGCCGTATCTGCGCGAGGCCGGCGTCACCGTCACCCCGGGTGTGCCCGACGCACAGGAGCTCGTGGACGCGTGCGCCGGCGGCCGGACCGTCGTGGTCCTCACCGGCGGGGAGGGCAACCAGCCGCTGACCGACGGGCTCGCCCGGCTGGCCGGTTCGGGGCGGGTGCGGATGCCGGACCTGGAGCTGCTGCCCGGTTCGTACGATCTGCCGGGCGCCCGGCTCCTGGATCTGGTCCAGGTCATGGACCGGGTCCGCCGCGAGTGCCCGTGGACCTCGCAGAAGACCCACCGGGGCCTGGCCAAGTACGCGATCGAGGAGGCGTACGAACTCGTCGAGGCGATCGAGGACGGCGACCGGGACGAGCTGCGCGAGGAGCTCGGGGACGTCCTGCTCCAGGTCGTCTTCCACGCGCGCATCGCCGAGGAGGACGAGCAGGAGCCCTTCTCGGTGGACGACGTCGCCGCCACGCTCGTCGAGAAGCTGATCCACCGCCACCCGCACGTCTTCGGCGACGAGACCGCCGAGACCCCCGAGGACGTCCAGGAGCACTGGCTGCGCACCAAGGCGATCGAGAAGCAGCGCGACTCGGTCACCGACGGGGTGCCGCTCGGCCAGCCCGCCCTGGCGCTCGCAGCGAAGCTCGCCGGCCGGGCCCGCACCGCCGGACTCGAGGTGGCGCTGCCCGGGGGCGACGAGAGCGACGGCGTCGGCTACCGGCTCCTCGCCCTGGCGGTGCGGGCCCAGGAGGACGGCATCGACCCGGAGGCCGCGCTGCGGGCCGCGGGCCGCGCCTACCGGGACGCCATCAGGGCGGCGGAGGGCAACGGATAA
- a CDS encoding cytochrome P450 — translation MNDSPAGSPAEIPADAPAGCPAHGASADVPPAPALFTWEFATDPYPAYAWLRAHSPVHRTTLPSGVEAWLVTRYADARQALADTRLSKNPAHHAESAHAKGKTGIPGERKAELMTHLLNIDPPDHTRLRRLVSKAFTPRRIAEFAPRVQELTDRLIDGFVAKGEADLIHEFAFPLPIYAICDLLGVPAEDQDDFRDWAGMMIRHGGGPRGGVARSVKKMRGYLLELIHRKRENPGDDLISGLIRASDHGEHLTENEAAAMAFILLFAGFETTVNLIGNGVHTLLRHPAERERLQRSLAAGETELLATGVEELLRFDGPVELATWRYATEELAIGGQRVAAGDPVLVVLAAADRDPERFGGPDTLDLSRSDNQHLGYGHGIHYCLGAPLARLEGQSALAMLLKRLPDLRLAGDPADLRWRGGLIMRGLRTLPVEFTPGARSDEGDTLSTL, via the coding sequence GTGAACGACAGCCCCGCCGGCAGCCCGGCCGAGATCCCCGCCGACGCCCCCGCCGGCTGCCCCGCCCACGGGGCGTCCGCCGATGTGCCGCCCGCCCCCGCACTCTTCACCTGGGAGTTCGCCACCGATCCGTACCCCGCCTACGCCTGGCTGCGCGCGCACAGCCCCGTGCACCGCACCACGCTGCCCAGCGGGGTCGAGGCGTGGCTCGTCACCCGGTACGCGGACGCCCGCCAGGCCCTCGCCGACACCCGGCTCTCCAAGAACCCGGCCCACCACGCCGAGTCCGCGCACGCCAAGGGAAAGACGGGCATTCCGGGCGAGCGCAAGGCGGAGCTGATGACGCATCTGCTGAACATCGACCCGCCCGACCACACCCGGCTGCGCCGGCTGGTGTCCAAGGCGTTCACGCCCCGGCGCATCGCGGAGTTCGCGCCCCGCGTGCAGGAGCTGACGGACCGGCTCATCGACGGCTTCGTGGCGAAGGGGGAGGCCGACCTCATCCATGAGTTCGCCTTCCCGCTGCCCATCTACGCCATCTGCGACCTGCTCGGCGTCCCGGCGGAGGACCAGGACGACTTCCGGGACTGGGCCGGCATGATGATCCGCCACGGCGGCGGCCCGCGCGGCGGGGTGGCCCGCTCGGTGAAGAAGATGCGCGGCTATCTGCTCGAACTGATCCACCGCAAGCGGGAGAACCCCGGCGACGACCTGATCTCGGGGCTGATCCGGGCGAGCGACCACGGCGAGCACCTGACCGAGAACGAAGCCGCGGCGATGGCCTTCATCCTGCTTTTCGCCGGGTTCGAGACCACGGTCAACCTCATCGGCAACGGCGTGCACACCCTGCTGCGCCATCCGGCGGAGCGGGAGCGGCTGCAGCGTTCGCTGGCGGCGGGGGAGACGGAGCTGCTGGCCACCGGGGTCGAGGAACTGCTGCGGTTCGACGGGCCGGTGGAGCTGGCCACCTGGCGGTACGCCACCGAGGAGCTGGCCATCGGCGGACAGCGGGTGGCGGCGGGCGATCCGGTGCTGGTGGTGCTGGCGGCGGCCGACCGGGACCCGGAACGCTTCGGCGGACCGGACACCCTCGACCTGTCACGCAGTGACAACCAGCACCTGGGCTACGGACACGGCATCCATTACTGCCTGGGAGCACCGCTGGCCCGGCTGGAGGGGCAGTCCGCGCTCGCGATGCTCCTGAAGCGCCTCCCGGACCTGCGACTTGCGGGGGATCCTGCCGATTTGCGCTGGCGCGGCGGGCTCATCATGCGTGGACTGCGCACCCTTCCGGTCGAGTTCACCCCCGGCGCGCGGTCCGACGAAGGTGACACTCTGTCAACTCTGTGA
- a CDS encoding transglycosylase family protein yields the protein MGSANGRHRRPRQAPAIIVAAGVTGSAIAIPLLGAAGAHAADASTWDRVAECESGGMWSADLGNGYYGGLQFSQEVWKAYGGESYAERADLASRSQQIAVAEKVLDDQGPKAWPSCAVVSGLAVDGTLPGVDPGSTPSADPSSDASDTSGSEDGSLGADPSDDASESEKTDTPSPEATDKGDAKGKGKSDGKTPDASASPSATPSTGPSGSADPSDGAQEKGGRHRGAPAPEETRGGGSGRDSGRHASRGDGGARDTGAQAEDGTYTVRPGDNLWAIADAQDLPGGWPALYEANKAEVGSDPDLILPGQSLDLGLKAE from the coding sequence ATGGGCTCCGCGAACGGCAGACACCGCCGCCCTCGGCAGGCACCCGCCATCATCGTCGCCGCAGGCGTGACCGGCTCGGCCATCGCCATCCCGCTGCTCGGCGCGGCAGGCGCGCACGCGGCGGACGCGTCGACCTGGGACCGGGTGGCCGAGTGCGAGAGCGGCGGCATGTGGAGTGCCGATCTCGGCAACGGCTACTACGGCGGACTGCAGTTCTCGCAGGAGGTCTGGAAGGCGTACGGCGGCGAGTCGTACGCCGAGCGCGCGGACCTCGCCAGCCGCTCGCAGCAGATCGCCGTGGCCGAGAAGGTCCTGGACGACCAGGGGCCGAAGGCGTGGCCCAGCTGCGCGGTCGTCTCCGGGCTCGCGGTGGACGGGACGCTGCCGGGTGTCGACCCGGGCAGCACGCCCTCCGCCGACCCCTCCTCGGACGCCTCCGACACCTCCGGGAGCGAGGACGGGTCCCTGGGCGCCGATCCCTCCGACGACGCGTCGGAGTCGGAGAAGACGGACACGCCGTCGCCCGAGGCCACGGACAAGGGTGACGCGAAGGGCAAGGGCAAGAGCGACGGGAAGACGCCGGACGCCTCGGCCTCCCCGTCCGCCACGCCCTCCACCGGCCCCTCCGGCTCGGCGGACCCGTCGGACGGGGCGCAGGAGAAGGGCGGCAGGCACCGGGGCGCTCCGGCGCCCGAGGAGACCCGGGGCGGCGGCAGCGGCCGGGACTCGGGGCGGCACGCCTCGCGCGGTGACGGCGGCGCCCGCGACACGGGTGCCCAGGCCGAGGACGGCACGTACACGGTGCGGCCGGGCGACAACCTCTGGGCGATTGCGGACGCACAGGACCTGCCCGGCGGCTGGCCGGCGCTCTACGAGGCCAACAAGGCGGAGGTCGGCTCCGACCCGGACCTCATCCTGCCTGGCCAGAGCCTCGACCTCGGCCTGAAGGCTGAATGA